DNA from Candidatus Dormiibacterota bacterium:
GGTCGAGGGCCAGGATCTCCTCGGCTCGCGGCGCCACGCCCGGGCCCTCGTCGTCGAGGACCGCGGGCCGGACGCCGCCCCCGCGCTTGCGGGCCGAGTGCCGCCGGGCGTGGTCCACGACGATCTGCCGCATCGCCGTGGCCGCCACGGCGAAGAAGTGGGTGCGGTCGCGCCACTGGGCCTGCGTCTGATCCACCAGCTTCAAGTAGGCCTCGTGCACCAGGGCGGTCGTGTCGAGCGTCGACCCGGGACGGCGTCCGGCGAGCCGGGCGTGGGCCATCCCCCGCAGCCGCTCGTAGACTATCGGTACGAGCTGATTGAGGGCGTCCTTGTCCCCGGCCCGCAGGGCCAGCAGCCGTTCGGTGATCTCTCCCACGGAGCCCATGGTCGTTTGTACTCGGCGTCCCACGCCGGTTTTTCAGCAAGTTAGCCTCTTTCGAACTGCAATTCAAGAGGGAAAACCAGGAAGGGACGGATTCCATGTCGTGTTTCCTTGGGGGAATGCGTTTATGGGATGAGAAGAAGGACTGTCACAAAGGAGAAGGGACAATGCGCAGGGCGGGGGCTGTGCTGGCGGGGATGGCGGCGATCTTCGTGCTGGAGGGGATCGGGGTCACGGCGGTCCGTGCGGACGACGGGACTCTGACGGTGAAGATCCACGAGGCGATCGCCTACAAGAAGGACAACGACGATCCGTTCGGGCCGCAGCAGGACTTCTACGCGGTCGCCGGGATCGACTCCGGGCCGCCTCTGATCTCGGCCGAGGTCGGCAACCACGACCACGCGAGCTGGAACCCGCCGCTGAGCCTGTCCAAGCTCGTCCCCGGCAAGAACCAGCGGTTCTTCGATCTCTACTTCGAGCTGTGGGACAACGACGACACCAGCGACGACGATGACTTCGACATCAGCCCGCAGAACGGGCCGCCCCCGCCGTCGCCGCTCGTCCCGTACCGTCCTTCGATCCCGACCGGCGGGTTCCCGCACGTCATCTACGACGTCTGCACCGGCAACATGTCCGTCGCCGGCGTGCTGGGCTCGAATCCGATCGCCGTCGGCAGCAACGCGGTCGAGCTGAATGGCTACGGGACGACGAACGGCACCGCCG
Protein-coding regions in this window:
- a CDS encoding sigma-70 family RNA polymerase sigma factor: MGSVGEITERLLALRAGDKDALNQLVPIVYERLRGMAHARLAGRRPGSTLDTTALVHEAYLKLVDQTQAQWRDRTHFFAVAATAMRQIVVDHARRHSARKRGGGVRPAVLDDEGPGVAPRAEEILALDLALSRLGALSERMVKMVELRFFAGLSVEETAEVLGLDPRTVNRDWRAARALLYRELSGAQAT